From Bacteroidota bacterium, the proteins below share one genomic window:
- a CDS encoding response regulator transcription factor → MSISKPHILLVEDDPNFGSVLKNYLELNDYQVNLCQDGFAGYDQFVTGKYDICILDVMMPRKDGFTLAREIREKNPQVPIIFLTAKTMKEDMLAGFKVGADDYITKPFDSEVLLYKLKAILKRSNEKGHDHTQREFTVGKYQFNYDHRTIISGEESQKLSPKEADLLRMLCIYKNELLPRQKALKEIWGDDNYFNARSMDVFITKLRKYLRDDPTLDIINIHGKGFRLVDNVQKP, encoded by the coding sequence ATGTCCATTTCAAAACCACACATCCTGTTGGTGGAAGATGATCCCAACTTCGGTTCGGTTCTCAAAAACTATCTGGAATTAAACGACTACCAGGTCAACCTGTGTCAGGACGGATTTGCCGGCTATGACCAGTTTGTCACGGGCAAGTATGACATCTGCATCCTCGATGTCATGATGCCCAGAAAAGACGGGTTCACCCTTGCCCGGGAAATCCGGGAAAAGAATCCACAAGTACCGATCATCTTCCTGACCGCTAAAACGATGAAGGAAGACATGCTTGCAGGATTTAAAGTCGGGGCTGATGACTACATCACAAAGCCGTTCGATTCCGAAGTCCTGCTATACAAACTAAAAGCCATCCTGAAAAGGAGCAACGAAAAAGGGCACGATCACACCCAGCGGGAATTCACCGTGGGCAAATACCAGTTCAATTACGATCATCGCACCATCATCTCGGGCGAAGAATCTCAAAAACTGTCTCCAAAGGAGGCCGATTTGTTGCGGATGCTGTGCATCTACAAAAACGAGTTGTTACCCAGACAGAAGGCGCTCAAAGAGATCTGGGGTGATGACAACTATTTCAACGCCCGCAGCATGGACGTGTTCATCACCAAACTGCGTAAGTACCTGCGCGACGATCCCACCCTGGATATCATCAACATTCATGGCAAGGGCTTCCGGCTGGTCGATAATGTCCAGAAGCCCTGA
- a CDS encoding HAMP domain-containing histidine kinase: MNKRQIRWIIALMSSALIGIIGLQVYWILHDIHLKEQQFDQTVNQAMNAIVDRIERSEAADVLQRRFFDIDPATISHMMMSEDDADEEDLVVPSAQKVEMVTDTAFEVTDLHALQHSPYFFHDLDNADINIEFHRPGTNRTFLRIQRRNLFQRDSVSQHTIRSSQITRVYGDSAEVIIRQNEEKIKARLEKLRDVMQKMAVEFAGKEPDIRQRIDPKLLDSLISHELGNRGIHVPFQFGVLNGVKDSLVISKTDRHAGDLMNSKYRVLLFPNDIVSKPDYLILQFPNSIRYVLSSMWLMLGSSTLFTFIIVFGFAFTIHVILRQKKLSDIKTDFINNMTHEFKTPIATISLAVDSIKDPRVSSQPEKLEYFSRIIREENKRMNKQVEHVLQMAQLEKGELSLRRETVDLHDTIRQAVDSIGMQVASRGGKIETRMEALHPAVTGDPVHLMNVVLNLLDNANKYSPEAPDILIASNDHPGGILISVRDQGMGMTKETQKRIFEKFYRVPTGNIHDIKGFGLGLSYVKAIVEKHRGWIRLDSDPGKGSTFEIYIPHS; the protein is encoded by the coding sequence ATGAATAAACGCCAAATCCGCTGGATCATCGCCCTGATGAGCTCGGCCCTGATCGGGATCATCGGGCTGCAGGTTTACTGGATTTTGCACGATATCCACCTGAAGGAGCAGCAATTCGACCAGACGGTCAACCAGGCCATGAATGCCATTGTCGACCGCATAGAACGGAGCGAGGCTGCCGACGTGCTGCAAAGAAGATTTTTCGATATCGATCCGGCGACCATCAGCCACATGATGATGAGCGAAGACGATGCCGATGAGGAAGACCTGGTGGTGCCTTCTGCTCAGAAAGTCGAAATGGTCACGGATACCGCCTTCGAGGTAACGGACCTGCATGCACTCCAGCATTCCCCCTATTTTTTCCATGACCTGGACAATGCGGATATCAACATCGAGTTTCACCGTCCGGGTACGAACCGTACGTTCCTTCGGATCCAGCGGCGGAATCTCTTCCAGCGCGATTCGGTTTCACAGCATACGATTCGTTCTTCCCAGATCACCCGTGTTTATGGGGATTCCGCCGAGGTGATCATCCGGCAGAACGAAGAGAAAATAAAAGCCCGACTCGAGAAGCTCCGTGACGTGATGCAGAAAATGGCCGTTGAGTTCGCCGGAAAGGAACCGGATATCCGACAGCGGATTGACCCAAAGCTGCTCGACTCCCTGATCTCCCACGAACTTGGCAACCGTGGCATCCACGTCCCATTTCAATTTGGCGTATTGAACGGCGTAAAGGATTCACTGGTCATCTCGAAGACCGACCGGCATGCCGGAGACCTGATGAACTCCAAGTACCGGGTCTTGTTGTTCCCGAACGACATCGTATCCAAACCGGATTATCTGATCCTGCAGTTTCCGAACAGCATCCGGTATGTGCTTTCTTCGATGTGGCTGATGCTGGGCAGTTCAACCCTGTTCACGTTCATCATCGTGTTTGGATTCGCGTTTACCATCCATGTGATCCTGCGTCAAAAGAAGTTGTCGGACATCAAGACCGATTTCATCAACAACATGACGCACGAATTCAAAACCCCGATCGCGACAATTTCACTGGCCGTCGACTCGATCAAGGATCCGCGCGTATCCTCCCAACCGGAGAAGCTGGAATATTTCTCCCGCATCATCCGGGAAGAAAACAAAAGGATGAACAAGCAGGTGGAACACGTACTGCAGATGGCGCAGTTGGAAAAGGGAGAGCTTAGCCTTCGTCGCGAGACGGTCGACCTGCACGACACCATCCGTCAAGCCGTTGATTCCATCGGCATGCAGGTTGCATCCCGGGGTGGTAAGATCGAAACACGAATGGAAGCGCTTCACCCTGCCGTTACCGGTGATCCGGTTCATTTGATGAACGTGGTCCTCAACTTACTGGACAATGCCAATAAGTACAGCCCGGAAGCTCCGGATATTCTGATCGCTTCCAACGACCATCCCGGAGGCATATTGATTTCCGTACGCGACCAGGGCATGGGTATGACCAAGGAAACGCAAAAGCGAATCTTCGAAAAGTTCTACCGGGTACCGACCGGCAACATTCACGATATCAAAGGCTTCGGTTTGGGTCTGAGTTATGTCAAAGCAATCGTGGAAAAGCACCGGGGATGGATCCGTCTTGACAGCGATCCCGGGAAAGGCAGTACCTTTGAAATTTACATCCCTCATTCCTAA
- a CDS encoding T9SS type A sorting domain-containing protein yields the protein MKQRIAPLEAISWTVLLLAALLFGTAIAYAGEPKKDQRKKKEDKHEGKAVISICKEDNGKVIRLDTTINLADEAAIEAALKKLELGDDFHFDLRMPGEHGKEDAFTMKFWSEDLSPDDRKRMKDELAAAMRDSERSLEDAHKAMKEFHMEIKGMDEEGSGALSMHFPADFDFEFPEHFRCGVGDPELDSLQSDDRILIIGKPDEAAPVFEKTVTTASGKQVFVFQRQLSQEAQRSRAAEKQLDIRDIEIFPNPADDRLTLSFEKEKTGDITIRLMDLQGKVVYDETLRAFSGAYYKRIDISGIAAGTYTLSMEQGESRITRKVIIR from the coding sequence ATGAAACAACGCATCGCCCCCTTGGAAGCCATCTCCTGGACCGTTCTGCTGCTGGCAGCACTGCTCTTTGGAACAGCCATCGCTTATGCCGGTGAGCCTAAAAAGGATCAAAGGAAAAAGAAGGAAGACAAGCACGAAGGGAAAGCTGTGATCTCCATTTGCAAAGAGGACAACGGGAAAGTCATTCGACTCGACACCACCATCAACCTGGCCGATGAAGCCGCCATCGAAGCGGCCTTGAAGAAACTGGAGCTCGGCGACGATTTCCATTTTGACCTGCGAATGCCTGGTGAGCATGGTAAGGAGGATGCCTTCACAATGAAATTCTGGAGTGAAGATCTTAGCCCGGATGACCGGAAACGTATGAAGGACGAGCTAGCAGCCGCTATGCGGGATAGTGAACGGTCTTTGGAAGATGCCCATAAAGCCATGAAGGAATTCCATATGGAGATCAAGGGCATGGACGAAGAAGGCTCAGGTGCCTTATCCATGCATTTCCCGGCTGACTTTGATTTCGAATTCCCTGAGCATTTTCGTTGCGGTGTAGGGGATCCTGAACTGGACAGCCTTCAGTCGGACGATCGTATCCTGATCATCGGAAAACCGGACGAGGCTGCACCGGTTTTCGAGAAGACCGTTACCACCGCTTCCGGAAAACAAGTGTTCGTCTTCCAGCGTCAACTCAGCCAGGAAGCACAGCGCTCCCGGGCTGCCGAGAAGCAGTTGGACATTCGCGATATCGAGATTTTTCCTAATCCGGCCGATGACCGGCTCACCCTCAGCTTTGAAAAGGAAAAGACCGGCGATATCACGATCCGTCTGATGGACCTGCAGGGGAAGGTGGTGTACGATGAAACCCTTCGTGCTTTCTCGGGTGCATACTACAAACGCATCGATATTTCCGGAATTGCCGCAGGTACCTATACGCTCAGCATGGAGCAGGGAGAATCGCGCATCACCCGAAAAGTGATCATACGCTAA
- a CDS encoding DinB family protein, with translation MSHPEIRTAIDRLRVCLARVDKLKDLRPDQLLWKPAPHRWSIAQCLDHLIVSNECYFPVLDRLCGDRYQATFWERWSPFSKSIGRNMVATLGPEVRRPFKAPKIFQPRQKEVKDLAIVDRFRKHQETLIGKLEAIRVQTINKVVVTSPVAGLITIPFPDVLEILAGHEERHLSQAERLLVETGFPV, from the coding sequence ATGTCACATCCCGAGATCCGAACGGCCATCGATCGCCTGCGGGTATGCCTTGCTCGCGTGGACAAGCTCAAGGACCTTCGCCCCGATCAATTGTTGTGGAAGCCTGCTCCGCATCGCTGGAGTATCGCTCAGTGCCTGGATCACCTCATTGTTTCCAACGAGTGCTATTTCCCCGTACTGGACCGGCTCTGCGGCGACCGATACCAGGCGACCTTCTGGGAACGCTGGAGTCCGTTCAGCAAGAGCATCGGCCGGAATATGGTTGCCACACTTGGCCCGGAGGTGCGAAGGCCTTTCAAGGCACCGAAGATCTTTCAGCCGCGACAGAAAGAAGTGAAGGACCTTGCGATCGTCGATCGCTTTCGAAAGCATCAGGAAACGCTGATCGGCAAACTGGAAGCTATCCGGGTCCAGACGATAAACAAAGTCGTGGTCACATCGCCCGTTGCCGGCCTGATTACCATTCCATTCCCGGATGTGCTTGAGATCCTTGCCGGGCATGAAGAGCGACATTTGTCTCAGGCTGAGCGCCTGCTGGTCGAAACCGGCTTCCCGGTATAA
- a CDS encoding LEA type 2 family protein, producing the protein MPRFRILSIPCLVACSFLHTGCLTMKSVKISSIDALQVELNGNVPNIRFDLRVENPNNWGVRLLEAETGLLIDNKPVGTAKADQRLKIRAKSETAVPVSIQTSYMELLKMAPQGLELLSGQRSVEGRAVGSLKIGKFIFRKRIAFDFSEKLDQQRLKKLFGK; encoded by the coding sequence ATGCCCCGCTTTCGGATCCTGAGCATTCCCTGCCTGGTCGCTTGTTCGTTTCTTCATACCGGTTGCCTGACCATGAAATCGGTCAAGATCAGTTCCATCGATGCCTTGCAGGTGGAGCTGAATGGAAACGTACCGAACATTCGTTTTGACCTGCGCGTGGAAAATCCCAACAACTGGGGTGTCCGCTTGCTGGAGGCGGAAACCGGGTTGTTGATCGACAACAAACCGGTGGGGACGGCTAAAGCTGATCAACGATTGAAAATCCGGGCCAAAAGCGAGACAGCCGTTCCGGTGTCCATACAGACTTCTTACATGGAATTATTGAAAATGGCACCGCAAGGATTGGAACTTTTATCGGGCCAACGTTCGGTGGAAGGCCGCGCGGTCGGTAGTTTGAAGATCGGCAAGTTCATCTTCCGGAAACGGATCGCGTTCGACTTCAGCGAAAAGTTGGACCAACAGCGCCTGAAAAAACTATTCGGGAAGTAA
- a CDS encoding phosphosulfolactate synthase, translating to MNFSLDQVPVRTVKPRQSGLTMVMDKGLGVRQAEDLVESSGPFVDLVKLGFGSSYITPRLEDKLAVYRNAGLPVYLGGTLLEAFIIRNKFEDYLRLIDKYKLSYAEVSDGSITLAHDQKLEYIRRLSKQVTVITEVGSKEEGIIIHPNKWIELINSELQAGAWKVIAEARESGTVGIYRPSGKAHVVLINKIISQVSADKIIWEAPNKGGQTYFIKLLGANVNLGNIAPNEVIAVESLRIGLRSDTFFQYLDKKH from the coding sequence ATGAATTTTTCGCTGGACCAGGTCCCCGTTCGGACGGTCAAGCCCCGTCAGAGCGGTTTGACCATGGTAATGGACAAAGGCCTGGGGGTTCGCCAGGCTGAGGATCTTGTTGAGAGTTCCGGCCCTTTCGTCGATCTCGTAAAACTCGGTTTCGGTTCTTCGTATATAACACCCCGCCTGGAAGACAAACTGGCCGTCTACCGGAATGCCGGCCTGCCTGTTTACCTGGGCGGCACTTTGTTGGAAGCCTTCATCATCCGGAACAAGTTCGAAGATTACCTCCGGCTGATCGACAAATACAAGCTGTCCTATGCAGAAGTGAGCGACGGCAGTATCACGCTCGCGCACGATCAAAAGCTGGAATATATCCGCCGTCTGAGTAAGCAGGTAACCGTGATCACAGAGGTCGGCTCGAAGGAAGAAGGTATCATCATCCACCCGAACAAGTGGATCGAACTAATCAATTCCGAATTACAGGCCGGCGCCTGGAAGGTCATTGCCGAAGCACGCGAAAGCGGCACGGTCGGTATTTACCGTCCTTCCGGAAAAGCCCACGTAGTATTGATCAACAAGATCATTTCGCAGGTATCAGCGGACAAGATCATCTGGGAAGCCCCGAATAAGGGCGGTCAGACCTACTTCATCAAACTGCTGGGCGCGAACGTCAACCTTGGCAACATCGCGCCCAATGAAGTGATCGCGGTCGAATCGTTACGCATCGGACTTCGCAGCGATACTTTTTTCCAGTATCTCGACAAAAAGCACTGA
- a CDS encoding tetratricopeptide repeat protein: MEEEEFPNPNEESSRIRHSIERYEEMVRNKEAYFFDVDAFLNIIDYYIERNDPVKALQVVDFAQSQHPTSIDFLLRQAQLLAMVDRTEEALAILDKAEQLTPADPDLHMIRGSIYSSLQQFEKAVACFNQAIPLADELDILYLNLAYVYESWGDYNKAIEYLQLSLEDNPENDVALYEIAFCYEFTDRLEDSISFYERFIDKQPYSYAAWYNLGNVLNRMDRFEEALDAYDYCLAIKDDFSSAYFNKANSLANLNRFQEAIECYKKTFEFEAPDALTYYNIGECYEQLEDMQRSREYYRKATKLDPNLSQAWLGIGVTLQNEERWFEALHYIKKALELDEDSAECWFALGDAEYHLDNYAAAEAAYQKVVQLEPENKDIWLEYSHLLMVDNRQAEAIELLENGLVYHPEDAELLYRMVCYHYSTGRIQEAYQLLEAALDKNVDLCHTLFEYAPSLEKDRNIVELIDLYKKRL, translated from the coding sequence ATGGAAGAAGAGGAATTCCCCAACCCGAACGAGGAAAGCAGCCGCATCCGTCATTCGATCGAGCGATATGAGGAGATGGTGCGGAATAAAGAAGCGTACTTCTTCGACGTCGACGCTTTCCTGAACATCATCGACTATTACATCGAACGGAACGATCCCGTAAAGGCGCTCCAGGTGGTGGATTTCGCGCAGTCGCAACACCCCACCAGCATCGACTTCCTGCTCCGTCAGGCACAGTTGCTTGCCATGGTGGACCGAACCGAAGAAGCCCTGGCGATTTTGGATAAAGCGGAACAACTCACACCGGCGGATCCCGACCTTCACATGATCCGGGGGAGCATCTACTCTTCCCTGCAACAGTTTGAAAAGGCAGTTGCCTGCTTCAACCAGGCCATTCCGCTCGCCGATGAACTGGATATTCTTTACCTCAACCTTGCCTACGTTTACGAGAGCTGGGGCGATTACAACAAGGCCATCGAATACCTGCAGTTGAGCCTGGAAGACAATCCGGAAAACGATGTCGCCTTGTACGAGATCGCGTTCTGTTACGAGTTCACGGACCGTCTCGAAGACAGCATTTCCTTTTACGAGCGCTTCATCGACAAGCAACCTTACAGTTACGCTGCCTGGTATAATCTCGGCAACGTACTGAATCGCATGGACCGTTTCGAAGAAGCCCTGGATGCCTACGACTACTGCCTGGCCATCAAGGACGACTTCTCGTCGGCCTATTTCAATAAAGCAAACTCCCTGGCCAACCTGAACCGTTTTCAGGAAGCCATTGAATGTTACAAGAAGACTTTCGAGTTCGAGGCCCCCGACGCGCTTACCTATTACAACATCGGTGAATGCTACGAGCAGTTGGAAGACATGCAGCGCTCCAGGGAATATTACCGGAAAGCCACCAAACTGGATCCCAACCTATCACAGGCCTGGTTGGGAATCGGCGTCACGTTGCAAAATGAAGAACGCTGGTTTGAAGCATTGCACTATATCAAGAAAGCGCTTGAACTGGATGAAGACAGCGCCGAATGCTGGTTTGCGCTCGGAGATGCCGAATACCATCTCGACAACTATGCTGCAGCCGAAGCCGCCTATCAGAAGGTCGTTCAGTTAGAGCCGGAGAACAAGGACATCTGGCTGGAGTATTCCCATTTGCTGATGGTCGACAACCGGCAGGCCGAAGCGATTGAATTGTTGGAGAATGGACTGGTTTATCATCCCGAAGACGCGGAGCTTTTATATCGAATGGTCTGTTATCATTACAGCACCGGCAGGATCCAGGAAGCTTACCAGCTTTTAGAAGCCGCTCTCGATAAAAATGTCGACCTTTGCCACACCTTATTCGAGTATGCTCCTTCACTCGAAAAGGACAGAAATATTGTCGAGCTGATCGACCTCTATAAAAAACGCCTATGA
- a CDS encoding DNA replication/repair protein RecF: MYLQRLSLINFRNYEQADLVLDPSFNAFVGDNGSGKTNLLDAIHYLSLCKSYFNSIDSQQIRHGEDYFMVQGQFDLDGREDVIACTVRKNQKKIFRRNQEDYERLSDHIGLLPLVMIAPTDTQLITEGSEERRRFMDAIISQYDRLYLDRLIRYERVLSQRNSLLKQLSAGRWDETTLSVLDEQLSDLAGPIYETRCRFIADLEPIFREYYTYISGGKEQPGIRYRSRLSEAPLNVLLQNNRERERALQYTSVGTHKDDLEFELNEFPVKRTASQGQQKSFLLALKLAQFDFLRKIKGVKPLLLLDDIFDKLDDRRVAALMQLVHDDRFGQVFITDTHPERIRQVFASIGSSIRCFPVLDGKVTDPQPENSPA; the protein is encoded by the coding sequence ATGTACCTGCAGCGACTTTCGCTCATCAATTTCCGTAACTATGAGCAGGCGGATCTGGTTCTGGACCCTTCCTTCAACGCGTTCGTTGGGGACAATGGATCCGGCAAAACCAACCTGCTCGACGCGATCCATTACCTGTCGTTATGCAAGAGCTACTTCAACAGCATCGACAGCCAGCAGATCCGTCACGGTGAAGACTACTTCATGGTGCAGGGCCAGTTCGATCTTGACGGCAGGGAAGACGTGATCGCCTGTACGGTCCGCAAGAACCAGAAGAAGATATTTCGCAGGAACCAGGAAGATTATGAGCGCTTGTCCGATCATATCGGCTTACTGCCCCTGGTGATGATCGCGCCCACCGATACCCAACTCATTACGGAAGGCAGTGAAGAGCGACGTAGGTTCATGGATGCGATCATATCCCAGTATGATCGTCTGTATCTGGATCGGTTGATCCGGTATGAACGTGTGCTTTCGCAACGCAACAGTCTGCTCAAGCAACTCTCGGCGGGCCGCTGGGATGAAACTACGCTCAGTGTGCTGGACGAACAACTCTCGGATCTTGCCGGCCCGATTTACGAAACCCGATGTCGTTTTATCGCCGACCTGGAACCCATTTTCCGGGAGTACTACACCTACATTTCCGGCGGCAAAGAGCAGCCTGGAATACGATACCGATCACGCCTTTCCGAGGCGCCCCTGAACGTGTTGTTGCAAAACAACCGGGAACGGGAACGAGCCCTGCAATACACATCCGTCGGTACCCACAAGGACGACCTGGAGTTTGAGCTCAACGAATTCCCGGTAAAACGCACGGCCTCGCAAGGGCAGCAGAAGTCCTTTCTGCTTGCCCTCAAGCTTGCTCAATTCGATTTCCTCCGGAAGATCAAGGGCGTGAAACCGCTCTTGTTACTCGATGATATTTTCGACAAGCTGGACGATCGTCGCGTGGCGGCCTTGATGCAACTGGTACATGACGACCGCTTTGGTCAGGTGTTCATTACCGATACGCACCCTGAGCGGATACGACAGGTGTTTGCTTCCATCGGAAGTTCGATCCGATGTTTTCCGGTACTGGACGGTAAGGTGACGGATCCACAACCAGAAAATTCACCGGCATGA
- a CDS encoding DUF721 domain-containing protein, whose amino-acid sequence MSFRRTGDGSMKEALEAWMKELRLDRKVAEARIVGQWPVLMGPAIANRTTGLYVRDGVLFVSLNSAALRQELLQSREKIIQLLNREAGAEIIKEIVLR is encoded by the coding sequence ATGAGTTTCCGAAGAACGGGCGACGGATCGATGAAAGAAGCTCTGGAAGCCTGGATGAAAGAGTTGCGACTTGACCGTAAAGTGGCGGAAGCGCGCATTGTCGGTCAGTGGCCCGTCTTGATGGGCCCGGCGATTGCCAACCGGACGACCGGCCTGTATGTCCGCGATGGAGTGCTTTTTGTTTCCCTGAACTCCGCGGCCCTGCGTCAGGAGTTGCTTCAATCCCGGGAGAAAATAATTCAGCTCCTGAACCGTGAGGCAGGAGCTGAAATCATCAAAGAGATCGTATTACGCTGA
- a CDS encoding nucleoside-diphosphate kinase, which produces MSNKTFTMIKPDAVGNNYIGPILAKINEAGFRIVAMKYTKLSAELAGQFYAVHRERPFYKDLVSYMSSGPIVAAILEKDNAVEDFRKLIGATDPAKAAPGTIRNLFAKSIEANAVHGSDSDENAAIEGNFFFSGTERF; this is translated from the coding sequence ATGTCGAACAAGACCTTCACCATGATCAAACCGGATGCGGTTGGCAACAACTACATCGGACCCATTTTAGCCAAGATCAACGAAGCGGGCTTCCGGATCGTTGCGATGAAATACACCAAGTTGTCGGCCGAACTGGCCGGACAGTTCTACGCGGTGCACCGCGAACGTCCGTTTTACAAGGACCTGGTCAGCTACATGAGCTCCGGTCCGATCGTAGCCGCCATTCTGGAAAAAGACAATGCCGTGGAAGATTTCCGCAAACTGATCGGCGCTACGGATCCCGCCAAAGCCGCTCCGGGAACCATCCGGAACTTGTTTGCGAAGTCGATTGAAGCGAATGCCGTCCATGGAAGCGACAGTGATGAAAATGCCGCCATCGAAGGCAACTTCTTCTTTTCCGGCACCGAACGCTTCTGA
- a CDS encoding NAD(P)(+) transhydrogenase (Re/Si-specific) subunit beta: protein MLSNYLLDIIYLIASVTFVIGLKMLSGPQTARRGNLVAAFGMGIAVAGTILLHQGEVAPLVYGMIFGAIAIGSIIGWVAAKRVKMTAMPEMVSLFNGMGGACAALISLLEFHHNVGNPSRIGIIMAGMVIGSVSFSGSIIAFLKLNGTMRKSVRLPKYNIINAILMLATIAVSVWLTASGTDSMGMLLFTFALALLYGVLFVMPIGGADMPVVISLLNSFTGLAAAFGGFLYDNQVMLTGGILVGSAGTLLTLAMCTAMNRPLFNVVFGAFGESAAAGGGTSVQGTIKDISVSDAAVLMNYSKKVIIVPGYGLAVAQAQHVIHELETILEDRGVQVKYAIHPVAGRMPGHMNVLLAESNVDYGKLSEMEEVNPEFSSTDVVLVVGANDVVNPAAKTDPSSPIYGMPILEVENAQHIIVNKRSMNAGYAGIDNELFYNPKTSMLFGDAKDALTKLVNELKTL from the coding sequence ATGCTTTCCAACTACCTCCTGGATATCATTTATCTCATCGCCTCGGTCACGTTTGTGATCGGACTGAAGATGCTGAGCGGCCCTCAAACCGCACGACGGGGCAACCTCGTCGCCGCGTTTGGCATGGGTATCGCCGTAGCCGGAACGATCCTGCTTCACCAGGGAGAGGTCGCGCCCCTGGTGTACGGTATGATCTTCGGCGCCATCGCGATCGGCAGTATCATCGGCTGGGTAGCGGCTAAGCGCGTCAAGATGACGGCCATGCCGGAGATGGTTTCACTCTTCAACGGAATGGGTGGTGCCTGCGCGGCGCTCATTTCATTGCTCGAATTCCATCACAACGTCGGCAATCCCTCCCGGATCGGCATCATCATGGCGGGTATGGTCATCGGCAGTGTCTCTTTCTCCGGTTCCATCATCGCGTTCCTGAAACTCAATGGGACGATGCGGAAATCCGTACGGCTGCCGAAATACAACATCATCAATGCCATCCTGATGCTGGCTACGATCGCGGTTTCGGTATGGCTGACGGCCAGCGGAACCGATAGCATGGGTATGCTGCTCTTCACCTTCGCGCTGGCCCTGCTCTACGGGGTACTCTTCGTGATGCCGATCGGCGGAGCCGACATGCCGGTGGTGATTTCCCTCTTGAACTCCTTCACCGGTCTGGCAGCGGCTTTTGGCGGGTTCCTGTACGACAACCAGGTCATGCTCACCGGTGGCATCCTCGTCGGTTCTGCCGGCACGCTCCTGACACTGGCCATGTGTACGGCCATGAATCGCCCGCTCTTCAACGTAGTGTTCGGGGCCTTTGGTGAAAGCGCGGCAGCAGGTGGCGGCACGTCTGTACAGGGCACTATCAAAGACATTTCCGTTTCCGATGCCGCTGTCCTGATGAACTATTCCAAGAAAGTCATCATCGTTCCCGGCTACGGTTTGGCCGTAGCGCAGGCGCAGCACGTCATTCACGAATTGGAAACCATCCTGGAAGATCGCGGGGTACAAGTGAAGTATGCGATCCATCCGGTTGCCGGCCGGATGCCCGGACACATGAACGTATTGTTGGCAGAAAGCAATGTCGATTACGGAAAGCTTTCCGAGATGGAAGAAGTTAACCCCGAATTCAGCAGCACCGATGTGGTTCTGGTGGTCGGCGCGAACGACGTCGTGAACCCTGCTGCCAAGACGGATCCCTCCTCCCCGATTTACGGGATGCCGATCCTGGAGGTAGAAAACGCGCAGCACATCATTGTCAACAAGCGAAGCATGAATGCCGGTTATGCGGGCATCGACAACGAGCTCTTCTACAACCCCAAGACCTCCATGTTGTTCGGCGACGCTAAGGACGCGCTCACGAAGCTGGTCAACGAACTCAAGACGCTTTGA
- a CDS encoding NAD(P) transhydrogenase subunit alpha, with amino-acid sequence MNEIITFLGQHIEMIYILILSVFVGVEVISKVPSVLHTPLMSGANAIHGVVIVGSIIVMLNTEPDNILLLSLGFVAVILGTLNVVGGFVVTDRMLEMFKKKPGKK; translated from the coding sequence ATGAACGAAATCATCACCTTCCTCGGGCAACATATCGAGATGATCTACATCCTGATCCTCTCGGTGTTCGTAGGCGTAGAGGTTATCTCGAAAGTGCCCTCGGTACTGCATACGCCCCTGATGTCCGGCGCCAATGCCATTCACGGCGTGGTCATCGTCGGTTCGATCATCGTCATGTTGAATACCGAACCCGACAATATCCTCCTCCTCTCACTCGGCTTCGTGGCCGTCATCCTGGGTACGCTGAACGTTGTCGGCGGCTTCGTGGTCACCGACCGGATGCTCGAGATGTTCAAGAAAAAGCCGGGTAAAAAATAA